One Aquamicrobium sp. genomic region harbors:
- the trkA gene encoding Trk system potassium transporter TrkA, translated as MRVIICGAGQVGTTIARHLATEGFSVTVIDNDPEQVRRVDESHDVRGVVGYASHPEALRKANAQDADMLIAVTRSDEVNMAACQVAYSLFGVKRRIARLRHSGYLDQDKSGLYAAEHMPIDVVISPEIEIAKGITRRLATPGAFDMVPMASGQVELLGIHVEDSRIPIVKERIGDLGKDEQFHGMSIVALVRKGRCFVPDSQDRVTVGDDVYVLARRGKVDDVVTAFGHRERVAKKLIIVGAGNVGLNLAKTVRRRSPLVDIKLIEQDEERAEHVAAELGGAVVVLHGDGLDRSLLDEAQAASTDTLVAVTNDDETNIFASVLAKQAGCKRAITLVNKRSYETVLPALGLNTVVSPSAVTISTVLRHVRHSSVTALYTLREDFGEVIEAEIPEGSRLLRRPLGQLGLPVGMKIGAVIREKEVVFPQPDMQLQPGDTVIALVTYSYLKLAEALLGSTGIRNR; from the coding sequence ATGAGGGTGATAATTTGCGGCGCCGGGCAGGTCGGCACGACCATCGCACGCCATCTGGCGACGGAAGGTTTCAGCGTTACCGTGATCGACAACGACCCCGAGCAGGTCCGCCGGGTCGATGAAAGTCACGATGTGCGCGGCGTGGTCGGATACGCTTCCCATCCCGAGGCGCTTCGAAAAGCGAACGCCCAGGATGCCGACATGCTCATAGCGGTCACGCGTTCCGACGAAGTCAACATGGCCGCCTGCCAGGTCGCCTATTCCCTGTTCGGCGTAAAGCGCCGTATCGCCCGGCTGCGTCACTCCGGCTATCTCGACCAGGACAAGAGCGGCCTTTATGCGGCCGAACACATGCCGATCGACGTGGTGATCTCGCCCGAGATCGAGATCGCGAAGGGGATCACCCGCCGTCTCGCCACGCCCGGCGCATTCGACATGGTCCCCATGGCCAGTGGTCAGGTCGAACTGCTCGGCATCCATGTCGAGGATTCGCGCATCCCGATCGTCAAGGAACGCATCGGAGATCTCGGCAAGGACGAGCAGTTCCACGGAATGTCGATCGTCGCCCTGGTCCGCAAGGGACGGTGTTTCGTTCCCGACAGCCAGGACCGGGTGACCGTCGGCGACGACGTCTATGTGCTCGCCAGGCGGGGCAAGGTCGACGACGTCGTTACGGCGTTCGGCCATCGTGAACGCGTCGCGAAGAAGCTGATCATCGTCGGAGCCGGCAATGTCGGCCTGAATCTGGCCAAGACCGTTCGGCGGCGCTCCCCGCTCGTCGACATCAAGCTTATCGAACAGGACGAGGAGCGGGCGGAACATGTCGCGGCGGAACTCGGCGGCGCCGTGGTGGTCTTGCACGGCGACGGTCTTGATCGCAGCCTGCTGGACGAGGCGCAGGCCGCATCCACGGATACTCTGGTTGCCGTCACCAACGATGACGAGACCAACATCTTCGCCTCCGTGCTCGCCAAGCAGGCTGGATGCAAGCGCGCGATCACCCTCGTCAACAAGCGTTCCTACGAGACCGTTCTCCCGGCTTTGGGGCTCAACACGGTGGTGAGCCCCAGCGCCGTGACGATCTCGACCGTTCTGCGCCACGTCCGGCACAGTTCCGTCACCGCGCTCTATACGTTGCGCGAGGACTTTGGCGAGGTCATCGAAGCGGAAATCCCCGAAGGCTCCCGATTGCTGCGTCGACCTCTGGGCCAGTTGGGCTTGCCCGTGGGGATGAAGATCGGGGCGGTGATACGCGAAAAGGAAGTGGTGTTTCCGCAGCCCGATATGCAGTTGCAACCAGGCGACACCGTTATCGCGCTCGTGACCTACAGCTATCTCAAGCTCGCCGAAGCCTTGCTGGGCTCGACCGGGATTCGCAATAGATGA
- a CDS encoding TrkH family potassium uptake protein yields MNPAAKKVSAPRPISAQGFKPVAYFSGMVLLATAAMMAFPMLADLYFGNEDWKAFAFACVLTFIPGMSLVYLTKGSLKAGLSLRQAFLLTPLSWLAVSIFSAIPFYLSDYGIVGGSPADSFFEAVSGITTTGATVISGLDGAPPGMLLWRALLQWMGGIGIIATAIAILPALGIGGMQLFRTESSDRSEKAMPRVRQIAATLGKTYVGLTVLAVLVYWAAGMRLFDAVAHAMTSIATGGYSTSDASFGRWESNGIQWFATLFMLSGTVPFVLYVRFVAGDRRAFLDRQIRTLMVFLAVTVTLIGGWLFISGAYALEPAFRHAAFNVVSVVTTTGYATTDYTLWGNALIGVFFGLTFVGGCTGSTSGGIKIFRFEVLAIMLKAHFMRLLYPRGVFPRYYGNRKLDDDVVGSVVAFFAVFFLTYSALTIGLMGFGLDFLTSASGAATAVANVGPGLGDTIGPAGNFGPLPDGAKWLLSLGMLLGRLELFTVLILFVPRFWRG; encoded by the coding sequence ATGAATCCCGCCGCAAAAAAGGTTTCGGCGCCCCGGCCGATCTCGGCACAAGGCTTCAAGCCTGTCGCCTATTTCTCCGGCATGGTGCTGCTGGCGACCGCCGCGATGATGGCGTTCCCGATGCTTGCCGATCTGTATTTCGGCAACGAGGACTGGAAAGCGTTCGCGTTCGCCTGCGTCTTGACCTTCATACCGGGCATGTCGCTGGTCTATCTCACGAAAGGTTCTCTCAAGGCAGGATTGAGCCTGAGACAGGCGTTCCTGCTGACGCCGCTCAGTTGGCTGGCGGTGTCGATATTCAGCGCCATTCCGTTCTACCTGTCCGACTATGGCATCGTCGGCGGCAGTCCGGCGGATTCGTTCTTCGAAGCCGTTTCAGGCATCACCACGACCGGAGCGACGGTCATCTCGGGGCTGGATGGCGCTCCTCCGGGGATGCTGTTGTGGCGTGCTCTGCTTCAATGGATGGGCGGGATCGGCATCATCGCGACGGCGATAGCGATCCTGCCTGCTCTAGGCATCGGCGGAATGCAGTTGTTCAGGACCGAGTCGTCGGATCGCTCCGAAAAGGCCATGCCTCGCGTGCGCCAGATCGCGGCGACGCTCGGGAAGACCTATGTCGGCCTTACCGTGCTGGCTGTCCTGGTTTACTGGGCGGCGGGCATGCGGCTCTTCGATGCGGTCGCCCATGCCATGACCTCGATCGCAACGGGCGGCTATTCGACGTCCGACGCTTCGTTCGGGCGGTGGGAGAGCAACGGAATACAATGGTTCGCGACCCTGTTCATGCTGTCCGGAACGGTCCCGTTCGTGCTCTATGTCCGCTTCGTCGCGGGAGACCGGCGCGCGTTTCTGGACCGGCAGATCAGGACGCTGATGGTCTTTCTGGCCGTCACGGTCACGCTGATCGGCGGATGGCTCTTCATCTCGGGCGCCTACGCCCTCGAGCCCGCCTTTCGCCACGCCGCGTTCAACGTGGTGTCGGTCGTGACGACGACGGGCTATGCAACCACCGACTACACCTTGTGGGGAAATGCCCTCATCGGTGTCTTCTTCGGGCTAACCTTCGTGGGCGGCTGCACCGGATCGACGTCCGGCGGGATAAAGATCTTCCGATTTGAGGTGCTGGCGATCATGCTCAAGGCGCACTTCATGCGCCTGCTTTATCCGCGCGGCGTCTTCCCGCGCTACTATGGGAACCGCAAGCTCGATGACGACGTCGTCGGCTCGGTGGTCGCTTTCTTCGCGGTTTTCTTCCTCACCTACTCCGCATTGACCATCGGCTTGATGGGGTTCGGTCTCGACTTCCTGACGAGCGCGAGCGGGGCGGCGACCGCCGTCGCCAATGTCGGCCCGGGCCTTGGAGACACGATCGGTCCTGCCGGCAACTTCGGTCCATTGCCGGATGGTGCGAAATGGCTGCTTTCGCTCGGCATGCTGCTCGGGCGACTGGAGCTGTTCACGGTGCTTATCCTGTTCGTTCCGCGGTTCTGGCGGGGCTAG
- a CDS encoding VWA domain-containing protein, which yields MKPLVTAGLAALTLSLAAPALAQERQNTILVLDASGSMWGQIDGVNKITIAREVVAEILLDFPVDQNLGFVTYGHRERGQCSDIETVVAPAPGTADEIARIVSELNPRGMTPMTDAVIAAAQALRHTEQAATVILVSDGIETCNPDPCAAARALEAVGVDFTAHVIGFDVSGEAEALMQMQCIAEETGGRFLTADNARELTEALREVTAAPASATFTFTANLGGEEIGDTPVWDQPSTAPDLPLVDGEVIWEISDTGFTKVRTGAANPFTVDLPFGDYIVTVHSTVQDDFSQIDISLTSHGVRNVHAIFPPVEPQQPLAQVSAPARAVVGSAVSVTWEGEDLHPRDYITIVPAKAEDGTYGNYDRLEDRTEGELRAPAEPGFYEVRLQLNAGDRVLSRTPIEVVDADVTVSAPAQVVVGSAFPVTWQAEGLHPRDYVTIVPAAADDGAYGDYDRMEGDAEGELRAPAEPGLYEVRLQLDAGDRVLARAPVEVIEGDVSLNGPDRVRAETEISVSWTGAIHPRDYVAIVPIGTPDGEQSGYRRVGDADRGRFTAPAEPGAYEIRYHLDRGDRIMARRPIEVLAADAPMDEGAGLVVPTTAKPGEIIVVSWTGGGESEDRRVALARADQADFSWISFASAVGIDSLEVAMPDALGTYEIRYLDITGRVVLGRSIIEVRP from the coding sequence ATGAAACCGCTCGTGACCGCCGGGCTTGCCGCCCTGACGTTATCCCTCGCAGCGCCGGCGCTCGCCCAAGAACGCCAGAACACGATCCTCGTGCTGGACGCATCGGGGTCGATGTGGGGTCAGATTGATGGAGTGAACAAGATCACCATCGCCCGTGAGGTGGTGGCCGAAATCCTGTTGGATTTTCCTGTCGACCAGAACCTCGGTTTCGTCACCTACGGCCACCGCGAGCGCGGACAATGCTCGGATATCGAGACCGTTGTTGCGCCGGCGCCGGGCACCGCCGACGAGATTGCCCGGATCGTTAGCGAACTGAACCCGCGCGGCATGACCCCGATGACCGATGCCGTCATTGCCGCTGCCCAAGCGCTGCGCCATACCGAACAGGCGGCGACCGTGATCCTCGTCTCGGACGGTATCGAAACCTGCAACCCCGATCCCTGCGCCGCCGCCCGCGCGCTGGAGGCGGTCGGCGTGGACTTCACCGCCCACGTCATTGGCTTCGACGTCAGCGGCGAGGCCGAGGCGCTGATGCAGATGCAGTGTATCGCCGAAGAGACCGGCGGCAGATTTCTGACCGCCGACAATGCCCGGGAACTGACGGAGGCCCTGCGCGAGGTTACTGCGGCACCTGCGTCGGCAACGTTTACCTTCACCGCAAACCTTGGTGGTGAGGAGATCGGCGACACCCCCGTCTGGGACCAACCATCAACGGCACCGGACCTCCCCCTTGTTGACGGCGAGGTGATCTGGGAAATCTCGGACACCGGGTTCACCAAGGTTCGGACGGGCGCCGCGAATCCCTTCACCGTCGATCTGCCGTTCGGCGACTACATCGTGACGGTCCATTCGACGGTGCAGGACGACTTCTCGCAGATCGACATCAGCCTGACATCGCACGGTGTGCGCAATGTTCATGCGATTTTCCCGCCCGTCGAGCCGCAACAGCCCCTTGCGCAGGTATCCGCTCCCGCGCGCGCTGTCGTGGGGTCCGCGGTCAGCGTGACATGGGAAGGCGAGGACCTCCATCCGCGCGACTACATTACCATCGTTCCCGCTAAGGCGGAGGACGGGACCTATGGCAATTATGACCGGCTCGAGGACCGGACCGAGGGCGAACTGCGCGCCCCGGCCGAACCCGGTTTCTATGAGGTGCGGCTGCAACTCAACGCCGGCGACCGGGTTCTCTCCCGCACACCCATTGAGGTTGTCGATGCGGACGTCACCGTATCCGCGCCGGCACAGGTCGTCGTCGGATCGGCCTTCCCCGTCACCTGGCAGGCCGAGGGCCTGCATCCGCGCGACTACGTCACCATCGTCCCCGCAGCGGCAGATGACGGCGCCTATGGCGATTACGACCGCATGGAAGGCGATGCCGAGGGCGAGTTGCGTGCGCCGGCCGAGCCGGGGCTTTATGAGGTGCGCCTGCAACTCGACGCCGGCGACCGGGTTCTCGCCCGTGCGCCCGTCGAGGTGATCGAGGGTGATGTCTCGCTCAACGGACCCGACAGGGTGCGGGCCGAAACGGAAATCTCCGTATCATGGACCGGCGCCATCCATCCGCGCGATTACGTTGCCATCGTTCCGATCGGCACGCCCGACGGCGAACAAAGCGGCTATCGCCGTGTCGGCGATGCTGACCGCGGCAGGTTCACCGCCCCGGCAGAGCCAGGCGCCTATGAAATCCGTTACCATCTGGATCGTGGCGACCGGATCATGGCGCGTCGGCCGATCGAAGTGCTGGCGGCGGACGCGCCGATGGATGAGGGTGCCGGGCTCGTCGTGCCCACCACCGCGAAGCCGGGCGAAATCATCGTCGTGAGCTGGACCGGCGGTGGCGAAAGCGAGGACCGGCGTGTTGCGCTGGCTCGCGCCGATCAGGCCGATTTCAGCTGGATCAGTTTCGCAAGCGCCGTTGGGATCGACAGCCTGGAGGTCGCAATGCCGGATGCGCTCGGCACCTACGAGATCCGCTATCTGGACATAACTGGCCGGGTGGTTCTCGGCCGGTCGATCATCGAGGTGCGGCCGTGA
- a CDS encoding molybdopterin-dependent oxidoreductase translates to MNLRHRIARTALIAALLLSSVPAAAENVLLTLTGAVTDGRVELTRTDFDAMDWHEFATSTSVTDHQPEFRGVLMRDILSHAGAEGSQVRAAALNDYVVDIPIEDFYQFDVLAALYMDGVPLSRRDKGPVWIVYPRDDHGVLADIRYDMRWVWQLVALHVQ, encoded by the coding sequence ATGAACTTGCGGCATCGCATCGCTCGAACCGCGCTGATCGCAGCGCTTTTGCTCAGCTCCGTGCCGGCGGCCGCCGAGAACGTGCTGCTGACCCTGACCGGGGCGGTGACGGATGGCAGGGTGGAACTGACGCGCACGGATTTCGATGCGATGGACTGGCATGAGTTTGCCACATCGACCAGCGTCACAGATCACCAGCCAGAGTTTCGCGGCGTGCTGATGCGCGACATCCTTTCCCACGCCGGGGCCGAGGGCAGCCAAGTGCGCGCCGCGGCATTGAACGATTATGTCGTCGATATCCCCATCGAGGATTTTTATCAGTTTGACGTTCTGGCCGCGCTTTACATGGATGGCGTGCCCCTGAGCCGGCGTGACAAGGGCCCGGTCTGGATCGTCTATCCGCGCGACGATCACGGCGTTCTGGCCGATATCCGCTATGACATGCGATGGGTCTGGCAGCTTGTCGCGCTGCATGTGCAATGA
- a CDS encoding sensor histidine kinase: MTTRQEWIRYLGLGGLVLVCLGLLGLAAWQLVQLERQMRIGASENMIWVFGQAQIEALNLALALSDEAPPQQVQTRFDVLLSRLTLLEEGPQRRFLEDAGISETLAGWRSGLLALDPAQGADPAALRAHVTALVAALRGKASLVMSHEWKIQAERLDRLGHLHRLALVSVLGAALAGLGLAAILIDHEKRLMRGRLDRLQAEKLAGDLERERETSENHRRFADLIAHQLRTPLAVIDSAMHRLTRRGGPVSPELVSEKAAVSREAVARLVKLTDTALMMSRLERDGVLPHLGAHDLRDLAASVIDDLMMTAQGREPSRIRQPEQTTPMVALCDPALSGEILINLLSNALLYSPLDCRVDVEVSQSQTHIVCRVEDRGRGMSPEEIACAFDRFHRGSGHETLPGSGLGLTLARHLARMQGGDVNLTQRVGGGLTAALYLPRETSA; this comes from the coding sequence ATGACCACCCGCCAAGAGTGGATACGTTATTTGGGGCTGGGCGGTCTGGTTCTGGTCTGCCTGGGCCTTCTGGGTCTGGCTGCGTGGCAGCTAGTCCAGTTGGAACGTCAGATGCGGATCGGTGCCAGCGAAAACATGATCTGGGTCTTTGGCCAAGCACAGATAGAGGCTTTGAATCTCGCGCTCGCGCTTTCTGACGAGGCGCCGCCGCAACAGGTTCAGACCCGCTTTGACGTCTTACTTTCCCGGCTGACGCTGCTGGAAGAGGGTCCACAACGCCGCTTTCTCGAGGATGCGGGGATCTCTGAAACGCTTGCTGGTTGGCGCAGCGGCCTTCTGGCGCTTGATCCCGCGCAAGGGGCTGATCCGGCCGCGCTGCGGGCACATGTCACAGCTCTGGTCGCAGCCCTGCGGGGCAAGGCCAGTCTGGTAATGTCCCACGAATGGAAGATTCAGGCTGAGCGGCTGGACCGTCTGGGACATTTGCACAGGCTCGCGCTGGTGTCGGTCTTGGGGGCTGCATTGGCAGGATTGGGGTTAGCCGCAATCCTGATCGATCACGAGAAGCGGTTGATGAGAGGGCGGCTGGATCGCCTCCAGGCTGAAAAGCTGGCCGGCGATCTGGAACGCGAGCGCGAAACCTCCGAGAACCACCGCCGATTCGCCGATCTGATTGCCCATCAACTCCGCACGCCGCTGGCTGTGATCGACAGCGCCATGCACCGCCTGACTCGGCGCGGCGGCCCGGTTTCGCCGGAATTGGTTTCGGAAAAGGCGGCCGTCTCGCGCGAGGCGGTTGCGCGGCTTGTGAAGCTGACGGATACCGCCCTGATGATGTCACGGCTGGAACGTGACGGGGTTCTTCCCCACCTCGGTGCTCATGACCTGCGTGATCTGGCAGCCTCGGTAATTGACGACCTGATGATGACGGCGCAGGGTCGTGAGCCGTCGCGTATCCGCCAGCCGGAGCAGACAACTCCGATGGTCGCGCTCTGCGATCCGGCGCTGTCCGGCGAAATCCTGATCAACCTGCTCAGCAATGCGCTTTTGTACTCCCCATTGGATTGCCGCGTCGATGTCGAGGTTTCACAGTCGCAGACTCATATCGTCTGTCGAGTCGAAGACCGAGGACGAGGTATGTCGCCTGAAGAGATCGCGTGCGCCTTCGACAGGTTCCATCGTGGGAGTGGGCACGAAACCCTGCCTGGCTCTGGGTTGGGGCTGACGCTTGCGCGCCATCTTGCCCGGATGCAGGGAGGTGATGTGAACCTGACACAGCGTGTCGGGGGCGGTCTGACAGCCGCGCTTTACCTGCCGAGGGAAACCTCCGCATGA
- a CDS encoding response regulator yields the protein MTAPLILCVEDEPSLRDDITFELQEAGYIVAAAEDAREALAFLESSRPDLILCDILMPGMDGRGFISHLRKARSDLDDVPFVFLTALSSRQHVIDGRIAGADDYLTKPIDYDLLRATVESRLNRIQQLRAMPGDRSGLTALDRLAIGVVLLNANGGVVHANPLARCLSDEVGIALSGGVTASGKDGRKLSALVAALISDERVAPAGLRLDNGCHLMVLGMSLPARAHHDDAVAMLILSSGDSQPPLDNAILGQLFDLTPMEAQVACLLAEGLRRNQIADRLAISGTTVAFHLRNIFAKTGVQRQAELVALVLSVPLARSVT from the coding sequence ATGACCGCGCCACTGATCCTGTGCGTGGAGGACGAGCCGTCGCTGCGCGACGATATCACGTTCGAACTACAGGAGGCTGGTTATATCGTGGCGGCTGCCGAAGATGCACGCGAGGCGTTGGCCTTTCTGGAAAGCAGCCGCCCCGATCTGATCCTGTGCGATATCCTGATGCCCGGCATGGACGGAAGAGGGTTCATATCCCATTTGCGCAAGGCGCGGTCTGATCTCGACGACGTGCCCTTCGTCTTCCTGACCGCCCTGTCCTCACGCCAGCACGTGATCGATGGACGCATCGCAGGGGCCGACGACTATCTGACCAAGCCCATTGACTACGACCTGTTGCGTGCGACGGTTGAATCCCGCCTGAACCGGATCCAGCAATTGCGCGCAATGCCCGGAGACCGTTCCGGCCTGACCGCGTTGGACCGCCTGGCCATCGGCGTGGTGCTGCTGAACGCCAATGGCGGCGTGGTCCATGCCAATCCTCTCGCCCGGTGCCTGTCGGACGAGGTAGGTATCGCTCTGAGCGGGGGCGTCACCGCCAGCGGCAAGGATGGTCGGAAACTGTCCGCACTAGTCGCCGCATTGATTTCGGATGAAAGAGTGGCGCCGGCGGGCTTGCGCCTTGATAACGGATGTCATCTGATGGTCCTCGGGATGTCGTTGCCGGCACGCGCGCACCATGACGATGCGGTAGCCATGCTGATACTGAGCAGCGGGGATAGCCAGCCTCCTCTGGACAATGCGATCCTTGGCCAGTTGTTCGATCTGACCCCGATGGAAGCCCAGGTAGCTTGTCTGTTAGCCGAAGGATTGCGCCGCAACCAGATCGCGGACCGGTTGGCGATCTCGGGCACTACCGTCGCATTTCATCTGCGAAACATCTTCGCCAAGACCGGCGTCCAAAGGCAGGCGGAACTGGTAGCGTTGGTTCTGTCGGTACCACTGGCACGGTCCGTGACCTGA
- a CDS encoding LysR family transcriptional regulator, which yields MSGSNSPLWERPVRWPAEGLPFALRALRYVLAAAEQMSFSGAAGALGMKVSSVSRHVRCQDEVTNCRTCNHPRQLESRQRRRISRYSPPLYFCGHFFDARR from the coding sequence ATGAGCGGATCGAACTCACCTCTATGGGAACGCCCTGTACGCTGGCCTGCAGAAGGGCTTCCATTCGCTCTGAGGGCGCTGCGCTACGTCCTTGCGGCGGCCGAGCAGATGAGCTTTTCGGGCGCGGCCGGCGCGCTCGGCATGAAAGTGTCCAGCGTCAGCCGCCATGTGCGTTGCCAGGACGAAGTGACAAACTGTCGGACCTGCAACCATCCACGTCAGCTCGAATCGCGGCAACGCCGCCGGATCAGCAGGTACAGCCCTCCGCTGTATTTTTGTGGGCACTTCTTTGATGCGAGGAGGTAG
- a CDS encoding invasion associated locus B family protein: MKATGTIFGVALLGFAGAGIAAAQGLPGGASSLNEAHGDWTVACTTREGAVRCAMTQTQVSGENRQRVLAVELSAAEGGNAANGVLVLPFGLRLDAGARLAIDETAPLADARFSTCLPAGCLVPLAFDAATVAVLKAGAALGITVTANDSGQELAFSVSLSGFASALARVAELATR, from the coding sequence ATGAAGGCGACCGGAACGATCTTCGGCGTCGCGCTGCTCGGCTTTGCCGGGGCGGGCATCGCCGCCGCGCAGGGCCTCCCCGGCGGCGCGTCCTCGCTCAACGAGGCTCATGGCGACTGGACGGTCGCCTGCACGACGCGGGAAGGCGCGGTGCGCTGCGCCATGACCCAGACTCAGGTGAGCGGCGAGAACCGCCAGCGCGTGCTTGCCGTCGAGCTTTCGGCGGCCGAGGGCGGCAACGCGGCGAACGGCGTTCTGGTGCTGCCCTTCGGGCTTCGGCTGGACGCGGGCGCGCGGCTCGCCATCGACGAGACCGCGCCGCTCGCGGACGCGCGGTTCTCGACCTGCCTGCCTGCGGGCTGTCTCGTGCCGCTCGCCTTCGACGCGGCGACCGTCGCGGTGCTCAAGGCCGGCGCGGCGCTCGGCATTACAGTGACGGCCAACGACAGCGGCCAGGAACTCGCCTTCTCCGTCTCGCTGTCGGGCTTCGCCTCCGCACTTGCGCGTGTGGCGGAGCTAGCGACACGGTAA
- a CDS encoding autotransporter domain-containing protein, with product MTGTNSFTGGTTISAGTLQIGNGGTSGSITGNITNNAALIFNRSDDITYDGVISGSGTTSFIGAGMTTLTGVSSGLAGQVAVTGGNLRLASGASLGSALLTVGADGTLSGLGTIAGHVSINGTVSPGNSIGTLTVVGNATFNAGSIFIVEIEAPDQADLLSVTGTATIDGGTVQVGKLSDEASYQGGQSYRIIEAGTVVRNGGFTFANPFLFLSSELDYGATYVDIVLTAGGAGQDFTSVALTDNQRQAATALNGFEQSGDALAVYNALLLMTDADEARRAFDLASGEIHASGQHVVDQSTGLFSRTLLGQASVGGFGGGMAGGQVFTAPLGYGPSASAAPGIAAIDDATTSAYASGRVAQAWLAPLGGRGTVDVDGNAAKLDWWSLGVAGGYEGAVDVASGSAFVGFGLGYIRSHGSVDALLSSLDADGLHIGAYGGWSDGPWSLAGSLAYAASRVSTERHIVFGGIDRTAKASYWNHTVGFSGEAAYGFDIGGGTTVSPLATLDAGWSGNSGFTETGAGALNLTAGSQSRTRLDTGLGVALSHTFLTESGKVTLEGRALWEHAFSDERPSQNHAFAGSLTAFTVNGPDAGRDRFRVGAGLSFDAADNVSVRARYDGAFSGKQQNHTASVELNVKF from the coding sequence CTGACGGGGACCAACAGCTTCACCGGCGGCACGACGATCAGCGCCGGCACGCTCCAGATCGGCAATGGCGGCACGTCGGGCTCGATCACGGGCAACATCACCAACAACGCGGCGCTGATCTTCAACCGCTCGGACGACATCACCTATGACGGCGTGATTTCGGGATCGGGCACGACCAGCTTCATCGGCGCGGGCATGACGACGCTGACCGGCGTCAGCAGCGGCTTGGCCGGACAGGTTGCCGTCACGGGCGGGAACCTGCGCCTCGCCTCCGGCGCTTCGCTCGGCTCGGCGCTTCTCACCGTGGGCGCCGACGGCACCCTTTCGGGCCTGGGCACCATCGCCGGCCATGTGAGCATCAACGGCACCGTCTCGCCGGGTAACTCCATCGGCACGCTGACTGTCGTCGGCAACGCCACCTTTAACGCCGGGTCGATCTTCATCGTTGAGATCGAAGCGCCTGATCAGGCCGACCTGCTCTCGGTCACGGGCACCGCGACGATCGACGGCGGCACGGTGCAGGTCGGCAAGCTCAGCGACGAGGCCAGCTATCAGGGCGGACAGAGCTACCGGATCATCGAGGCGGGAACCGTGGTGCGCAACGGCGGCTTCACCTTCGCCAACCCGTTCCTGTTCCTCTCGTCCGAACTCGACTACGGCGCGACCTATGTGGACATCGTGCTGACGGCTGGCGGCGCCGGACAGGACTTCACATCGGTCGCGCTGACCGACAACCAGCGTCAGGCCGCGACCGCTCTTAACGGCTTCGAACAGAGCGGCGACGCCCTTGCCGTCTATAACGCGCTTCTGCTCATGACCGACGCGGACGAAGCCCGCCGCGCCTTCGACCTCGCCTCGGGCGAAATCCACGCCTCGGGCCAGCACGTCGTCGACCAGAGCACCGGGCTGTTCTCGCGCACGCTGCTCGGCCAGGCTTCGGTCGGAGGGTTCGGCGGCGGCATGGCGGGCGGGCAGGTGTTCACCGCGCCGCTCGGCTACGGGCCGTCCGCCTCGGCCGCACCGGGCATCGCGGCGATCGACGATGCGACCACCTCGGCCTATGCCAGCGGGCGCGTCGCGCAGGCATGGCTTGCCCCGCTGGGCGGGCGCGGCACGGTGGACGTGGACGGCAACGCCGCAAAGCTCGACTGGTGGAGCCTCGGCGTCGCGGGCGGCTACGAAGGCGCGGTCGACGTCGCCAGCGGCAGTGCCTTCGTGGGCTTCGGCCTCGGCTACATCCGCAGCCACGGCTCCGTCGATGCGCTGCTATCCTCGCTCGACGCGGATGGCCTGCACATCGGCGCCTATGGCGGCTGGTCGGACGGGCCGTGGTCGCTCGCAGGCTCGCTCGCCTATGCTGCCAGCCGCGTCTCCACTGAGCGCCACATCGTCTTCGGCGGCATCGACCGCACGGCGAAGGCGAGCTACTGGAACCACACGGTCGGCTTCTCCGGCGAGGCGGCCTACGGCTTCGACATCGGCGGCGGCACGACGGTTTCCCCGCTCGCTACGCTCGACGCGGGCTGGTCGGGTAATAGTGGCTTCACCGAGACGGGCGCGGGCGCGCTCAACCTGACCGCGGGCTCGCAAAGCCGGACGCGGCTCGACACGGGGCTCGGCGTGGCGCTCAGCCACACCTTTCTGACCGAGAGCGGCAAGGTGACACTCGAAGGCCGCGCGCTGTGGGAGCACGCATTCTCCGACGAGAGGCCGAGCCAGAACCACGCCTTCGCAGGAAGCCTGACCGCCTTCACCGTCAACGGACCCGATGCCGGCCGCGACCGATTCCGCGTCGGCGCGGGCCTTTCGTTTGATGCCGCCGACAATGTGAGCGTGCGCGCCCGCTACGATGGCGCGTTCTCCGGCAAGCAGCAGAACCACACCGCGAGCGTCGAGCTCAACGTGAAGTTCTAG